Part of the Yersinia hibernica genome, TTGGTTATCTCTGTCCAGCCAGCTCCAAAAAATAGCCGGGCGCAGAAGATGAGCTTGCTGGTTGGCATCGAGAATATGCGAAAATAGCAAAGGAAAAATTCGGGAGTCATAGAACCGAAAAATCCCCTCCTGGCTGCCACAGACCACGTTAGTACAGCGAGTTAAGTAATCAGCGAGACTGGCGAAGGGCCAGACCGAACAGAGCATTAATAATTGCCCTGTCCCGGCTAACTGCATGGCCAATTCAATCATCCATTGCCGCTGTAGCGTATTGTCGAGATCGATACGGATCAACAACGGCGCATCCTCCAAAAGTATTTCTTCAGGAAGGTCTTTAAACAAAGAGTCCCATTGAATGGCAGTTTCAAAGTTTGTGAGTGTCGGGAGCAACGAAAAGTCACTTCCCGCCTGATCGATAATCATATCGATGTGTTTTATTTTTAAATCGCTACAGGATGACTCAATTAATTCAACCCACTTAATAACCTGCTCGTTATTCATTGTTATGCGCTCCTTGGCACAAAGCCTTGCGCGAGTGCCTGTGCCTTTTTAAGGCACTCTTTACACACCGAATTGGGTAATTCTGGCAATGGGAAATCCTGGCTCGCCGGGGACTCCATTTTATGCATCCCTTTGAGGCTTAATAGTCCTGGCCCGTGGATCTCAATTTCACCCTGTGGTGTTAAACGGATATATGCCCCACCGCACCCCAGTGTAATGCCGTTCTTGGCGGTCAATTGCAGATGCCCTTGAGTTGACTGGACAGTGACATCTTTTAATGCCGTCAGGGAAAGTACATCGCCGTGTGACTCAACTTCTAATGGCCCTTTGCCTGAGACCAGCCG contains:
- a CDS encoding DUF4123 domain-containing protein, translated to MNNEQVIKWVELIESSCSDLKIKHIDMIIDQAGSDFSLLPTLTNFETAIQWDSLFKDLPEEILLEDAPLLIRIDLDNTLQRQWMIELAMQLAGTGQLLMLCSVWPFASLADYLTRCTNVVCGSQEGIFRFYDSRIFPLLFSHILDANQQAHLLRPAIFWSWLDRDNQPRQIAGNGALLKREEEISMLILDDRQLENLMCVCDVNLLLRHLTVPDTLIMGQETVFSVCYEGMMAATEAGLLMDDERDDFVKQRLLGTVT